In Campylobacter showae CSUNSWCD, one genomic interval encodes:
- a CDS encoding lysophospholipid acyltransferase family protein, whose product MWAEFKRSVFINLAPRIIYCFIWIIFLTCKKSFSKTNLTNEPCVVLFWHGRLALMSFAYVHWWKNGQNPQRCAKVIISDHKDGEIIARVISFFGIGAIRGSSSKGAVKALAQSFRELKGGTDVIITPDGPRGPYHSVADGAVVIAQKQNAPIQILNYEASKFWQLKSWDKMIIPKPFSEISYTLSPSFSVIGMELEAAREQIKKEMEK is encoded by the coding sequence TTGTGGGCTGAATTTAAACGAAGCGTTTTTATAAATTTAGCCCCGCGCATTATCTATTGTTTCATTTGGATTATATTTTTAACCTGCAAAAAGAGCTTTTCTAAGACAAATTTGACGAACGAGCCCTGCGTCGTGCTATTTTGGCACGGCAGGCTTGCACTGATGAGCTTTGCCTACGTTCACTGGTGGAAAAACGGCCAAAATCCGCAAAGATGCGCCAAAGTCATAATAAGCGACCACAAAGACGGCGAGATTATCGCGCGCGTGATTTCGTTTTTCGGTATCGGTGCGATCAGGGGCAGTAGCTCAAAAGGCGCTGTAAAGGCCCTCGCGCAAAGCTTTAGAGAGCTAAAAGGCGGCACCGACGTCATCATCACCCCGGACGGCCCGCGCGGCCCCTATCACAGCGTCGCCGACGGAGCCGTCGTCATCGCGCAAAAGCAAAATGCGCCTATACAAATTTTAAACTATGAAGCGAGCAAATTTTGGCAGCTAAAAAGCTGGGATAAGATGATAATCCCAAAGCCGTTTAGCGAGATTTCTTATACCCTCTCGCCGTCTTTTAGCGTGATAGGCATGGAGCTAGAAGCCGCAAGAGAGCAGATAAAAAAGGAGATGGAAAAATGA
- the miaB gene encoding tRNA (N6-isopentenyl adenosine(37)-C2)-methylthiotransferase MiaB → MSAAQKKLFIQTLGCAMNVRDSEHIIAELKQKEDYELTQDISEADLILINTCSVREKPVHKLFSEVGGFEKVKKAGAKIGVCGCTASHLGSEIFKRAPYVDFVLGARNVSKISAAVKTPKFISTDINHDESEYAFGEFRGSPYKSHINISIGCDKKCTYCIVPHTRGDEISIPANLILREVKKAAEGGAKEIFLLGQNVNNYGKRFSGAHEKIDFSDLLVKISEIEGVERIRFTSPHPLHMDDKFLEIFSQNPKICKSMHMPLQSGNTKVLREMKRGYTKEWFLDRAARLRAMCPEVSISTDIIVAFPGETDEEFEDTMDVLEKVRFEQIFSFKYSPRPMTKAAEFTNQIPDAVASARLTRLQSRHNEILDEIVAAQKGKIFDVYFEELRANGGVAGRSFNNFLVQVAGSEELLGKTLKVRVNDPKRMVLYGELVG, encoded by the coding sequence TTGAGCGCAGCGCAAAAAAAGCTCTTTATCCAGACTTTAGGCTGCGCGATGAATGTCCGCGATAGCGAGCACATCATCGCCGAGCTCAAGCAAAAAGAGGACTATGAGCTCACTCAGGACATCTCCGAGGCCGACCTCATCCTTATTAACACCTGCTCGGTGCGCGAAAAGCCCGTGCATAAGCTTTTTAGCGAAGTCGGCGGTTTTGAAAAAGTAAAAAAAGCGGGCGCTAAAATCGGAGTTTGCGGTTGCACGGCAAGTCACCTAGGAAGCGAAATTTTTAAACGAGCGCCTTACGTGGATTTCGTACTCGGCGCGCGAAACGTCAGTAAAATTTCAGCCGCCGTTAAGACGCCTAAATTTATCAGCACCGACATAAATCACGACGAGAGCGAGTACGCATTCGGCGAATTTCGCGGCTCTCCGTATAAAAGCCACATAAATATCTCGATCGGCTGCGATAAAAAATGCACCTACTGCATCGTTCCGCACACCAGAGGCGACGAGATCTCGATCCCGGCCAATTTAATCCTGCGCGAAGTAAAAAAGGCAGCCGAGGGCGGAGCGAAGGAAATTTTCTTGCTCGGGCAAAACGTAAACAACTACGGTAAGAGATTTTCAGGCGCGCACGAGAAGATCGATTTTAGCGACCTGCTCGTAAAGATCAGCGAGATCGAGGGCGTCGAGCGCATACGATTTACTAGCCCTCATCCGCTCCATATGGACGATAAATTTTTAGAAATCTTTAGTCAAAATCCCAAAATTTGCAAATCCATGCACATGCCGCTTCAAAGCGGAAACACTAAAGTCCTACGCGAGATGAAGCGCGGCTACACCAAAGAGTGGTTTTTAGACCGAGCCGCTAGACTGCGCGCGATGTGCCCTGAGGTTAGCATCTCAACCGACATCATCGTGGCGTTTCCAGGTGAAACGGACGAGGAGTTTGAGGATACGATGGACGTGCTAGAAAAGGTACGCTTCGAGCAAATTTTTAGCTTTAAGTATTCGCCTCGCCCGATGACCAAGGCGGCAGAATTTACTAATCAAATCCCAGACGCCGTCGCAAGCGCTCGTCTAACCCGCCTACAAAGTCGCCATAACGAAATTTTAGACGAAATCGTTGCGGCGCAAAAAGGCAAAATTTTCGACGTATATTTTGAGGAGCTTCGCGCAAACGGCGGCGTTGCCGGCAGGAGCTTTAATAACTTCCTCGTTCAAGTCGCAGGTAGCGAAGAGCTGCTAGGCAAAACGCTAAAAGTGCGCGTGAACGATCCAAAAAGAATGGTGCTTTACGGTGAGCTTGTGGGCTGA
- a CDS encoding HP0268 family nuclease gives MELKLARTQLDAKPKTISLEKIEAAFAKDPQQIFYFDRENSHKQLIALVEFFEEKGLSVYHRTVKYGLDENDYMYEVHIL, from the coding sequence ATGGAGCTAAAACTCGCTAGAACGCAACTTGACGCCAAACCAAAAACGATCTCTCTTGAAAAAATCGAAGCGGCATTTGCAAAAGATCCGCAACAAATTTTCTATTTCGACAGAGAAAACAGCCACAAACAACTCATCGCTTTGGTTGAATTTTTCGAGGAAAAAGGCCTTAGTGTCTATCACCGCACCGTAAAATACGGACTCGATGAAAACGACTATATGTACGAGGTGCACATCCTTTGA
- the nusA gene encoding transcription termination factor NusA has translation MEKIADIIESIANEKGLEIEDVKERVIRAIINTAKKIYGENYEYDAVIDNATKTLHLYQKITVVEDGDERLAEDNEHFLSVSEAKKVDSGVEIGDELTYELSTDNLGRTAAQTLHKELEYHIQRLMEEKIFQKYQDMVGHMVFGSVTRVDSEENTFIEIDELRAVMPRKNRIKGEKFKPGDVVKAVIKSVYIDKSMGIKVELSRTSPKFLEALLKAEVPEIKDGLVLIAASARIPGERAKVALVATSPNVDPVGATVGTKGVRINAVTKELNGENIDAIEYSAEPTILITRAMAPAIISSVKIGEDNKAVVSLVTEQKSKAIGKSGINIRLASMLTGYEIELNELGARGESKDENAKDLKALFGDL, from the coding sequence ATGGAAAAAATAGCGGATATCATAGAATCTATCGCAAATGAAAAAGGGCTCGAAATCGAGGATGTAAAAGAGCGCGTCATAAGAGCTATTATCAATACCGCAAAGAAAATTTACGGCGAAAACTACGAATACGACGCGGTTATCGATAATGCGACCAAGACCCTTCATCTATATCAAAAAATCACCGTCGTAGAGGATGGCGACGAGCGCTTGGCCGAGGATAACGAGCACTTTCTAAGCGTAAGCGAAGCCAAAAAAGTAGACTCTGGCGTAGAGATCGGCGACGAGCTAACATACGAGCTATCTACCGACAACCTCGGCCGCACCGCCGCGCAGACACTTCACAAGGAGCTTGAGTATCACATCCAGCGCCTGATGGAGGAAAAAATCTTTCAAAAATACCAAGACATGGTCGGGCACATGGTTTTTGGCTCTGTCACGCGCGTAGATAGTGAGGAAAATACCTTCATCGAGATAGACGAGCTACGAGCCGTGATGCCGCGCAAAAACCGCATAAAAGGCGAGAAATTTAAACCTGGCGATGTCGTAAAAGCCGTCATAAAAAGCGTCTATATAGATAAATCCATGGGTATAAAGGTCGAGCTAAGCCGCACATCGCCAAAATTCCTCGAAGCTCTGCTAAAAGCCGAAGTGCCTGAGATCAAAGATGGCCTCGTATTGATCGCGGCAAGCGCTAGAATCCCGGGTGAACGCGCTAAAGTAGCACTCGTAGCAACTTCGCCAAACGTCGATCCCGTGGGTGCGACAGTGGGCACAAAGGGTGTGCGCATAAACGCCGTGACAAAAGAGCTAAACGGCGAAAATATCGACGCGATCGAGTATTCGGCAGAGCCTACGATCCTCATCACTCGCGCGATGGCACCGGCGATCATCAGCTCCGTAAAAATCGGCGAGGATAACAAAGCCGTCGTGAGCCTAGTAACCGAGCAAAAGAGTAAGGCTATCGGCAAAAGTGGCATAAATATCAGGCTAGCTAGCATGCTAACCGGTTACGAGATCGAGCTAAACGAGCTTGGCGCTAGAGGCGAGAGCAAAGATGAAAACGCAAAGGATCTAAAAGCGCTGTTTGGCGATCTGTAG